A region of the Pseudorasbora parva isolate DD20220531a chromosome 18, ASM2467924v1, whole genome shotgun sequence genome:
taagtccgcAAGACCGagagtgcacatgaagtgtgccatttgggacagggcctatctatcaaaagtgctttaaagggattgttcactttaaaatgaaaattgtcatccttTACCAATCAGTTACCtggaaccattgacttccatagtatttttttttcctagtatggaagtcaatggctccagttaactgattggttactgacattcttcaaaatatcttccattgtgttcagctgaagaaagaaattcatacaggtttgaaacaacttgagggtgagtaaaggatgacagaattttcgtGTGCATCGCTTACCTGTGGAACACATGGCATCAGGATGCATTATGGGGagaaggcaagccagcagaGGCAATGTtatctgctgggaaaccttcgGTAGtgtcatccatgtggatgttactttgacacgtacctcctatttaagcattgttgcagaccacaTAGGATCAATGTGCCCTGCAAAAAAGCTTTAAGGAACACAATGAATTTGAgctgttgacttggcctccaaattccccagatcgcaatccaatcgagcatctgtgggatgtgctgaacaaacaattcCAAtacatggaggccccacctcacaacttacagccaatctgctgctaatatcttggtgccagatactacagcacaccttcaggggtttagtgaagtccatgcctcaacaggtcagggctgtaTCGGCAGCAAAAGGGACACAACACAATTTTAGGATATGTTAtgtctgatcagtgtatatatatcagtgtatatatcacatatatatgtgtgtgtgtgcgttgcgtGCCATCCAATGAAATGAGTAAAACTAATGATTACATTTTGCAGAGCCATCAGTATCTTGCCCAACCGTGTGGTGGGCAGTATCGGACAGCATGTCGGCGAAGCCATAGAGGAGATTGAACGATCTAGAGACGCACGTTTCCTGGCGAGCTGCGCTCATGATGAGCTGATCAAATTCTGGGACATCTCCAGCATACCCGATATGAAAGTTACAGATTATCGACGTagaaagaaaaaagacagaCGCCTCAAAGCTCTGAGTAATAAAGCTTTTGATACAGGACAGAATTTCTTTGCCGGCCTTTTGGACACAACTGAGGAAAACagtaaaaaagaagaagaggaggaggaggatggtgatgatgatgacagTGACAGTGGAAGTGACTGAATATAATTCATTGCAATTACTTTTGCAGTATTGTGTTGCCATGTGTTGTataatttatgtatattttcagaTTTACATCTGAATCTTTGACATttgtataatattatttttccaaatataatgTTGTGATGTTCTTGTTTGAGTTACGGCTCCTTAATAAatcaacaaaaacatttattggcCAAAGAGAGTAACAAAAGACAAGTTTACTTTAGTTTTATTTACTACTGCTTACAGTTTTCTGAActtgtaatttaattattacaTGGCTTTGAACAGTTTAAACGTTTGTGTCAAAACATACAGTGTGTCCAAGTTAGGGATGCAAGTTATTAACTTTTGTGACTGACTGAACTTTAACCTGAGAAAAAACAATGACCAAGGAAAACCAACTTTCAACACAAACATCATATAAGAAGTATCTTATTTATTGAACACATTTTTATAGATAACGCCATATTTTGTGCTTGAGGTATATTAAAAAAGTGTGATAGATGATAATTTGTGCCAGTTTAAATGTAGGCTGCCATAAAAAGCAAATATATACCACAGGAAATTATGAAATTCGTGGTTGTAACAATCAAAAAGAAGTACCAAAGAATGATTCATTGCTTGATTGGCAAACCAGATTAAAGTATACAAAATCTGgcaaaatattaaatcccaAATTAAAGTCAACCCATTTATGCAGGGGCTGCATTCAGTCTGCACGCCAGTGTCAGAGGATGAAGCTGATTGGCTATTCTAGGCTGACTGGAGTACATGGAAAGTCTTTGCCCATTTGAGGAAAGGTAACAAAAGCTGCACCTTCAGGCCCAATCATCAGAGCTTCTCCATTCTTGCTTTCATCTTTCACCAGAAGAAGGAAGGCCTTGGCAACAGTATCAACCCTGTAATGAAATTACAATCACATGACTACAATACCTGTCATGTATACAGATGTAAATTAAGATGTTAAATGCATAGTCTTGCTTTATGCATCCCTCCTGGGAGGAAGGATACATGTAAACTCACTCCAGACAGCCGTAGGTCTCTATCATCTTCTCCGTAAAACTTTTCAATGGAAAGAAAGTTCCGGTATGCTCTTCTGAATTCAAGAAGGACAGAAGACTGGTCTTCACAAACCACGGACAGATGACGTTGATTCTCACCCCGTAGTCAACCATCTTGGAAACGGCCTATTTGGCACATGCAATTAAAGAAAAGCCTCAAAGACTTTTTTTCTTCCACAAAAAGACTTGAATGAtttatgcattatttttcaccACCCAAACTGAAGACAAAATACATACTGCCATGGCACGGCTAAATCCCACCACGCCATGTTTAGCTGCTGTGTAGATGGGCGCCACTGGCAAAGGCCCCAGACCTGCAGACAATATGCAAAGATTCAGTCAAGGCAGTGTATTTTTGAGGCCCATTGGgtctaaaacaacattggacccCAATGACTtgcattgtatggacaaaaatagTGGAAAcgttcaacagaagaaaatgTCATACGTGTTAAAATAACATGAggtaattttacatttaagcttttaaataaagtgacatacaaaagaagatcaaaagcaatTTGTCAGATAGCCAACACTATTTGTAATATACAATGCCAGACTTATAAAACAAGATTATGAAGCAATCTAGAGAgaagaagtgtgtgtgtaagtgctTCGGTTTAAGGGTGAAAAGTGGTAAAGTGCCAAAGGAAGAGGTGTGTTTTAGCTGCTTCTTgtgaaagatgtgttctcagcAGTTGAAGTGAAGGTTTGTGCTGCAGCTCATTCCACCAAAGACGAACTGAGAGGGTAAAGGTTTTGGAGAGCGACTTTGAACGTCATCGTGAATGAACATCAGTTGTTCAAATGAGTTAATTATGACATAATTGTCATTTTTTAGAACTATTCATTTAACTTCACATAACGTGTTTATAGTCCTATGAATAAATTCATTACAACACTTTCTATCTTATAATTTTTAGTCGACAAGTTTACCTGCCCATCCAGTCttaatagttaataataaacaaacatggcTTGCTGTCCTTTACGGCAGTCAAAGTGGCATTACgtcgtgaaagtgcggactcagaggaaggccgtgagggtttaggttgccatttgggacagggccttaaATGTTATCTTAAATGTTATCTTATGGCTTAAATGTTATCATCAGCATGCCTGTGGAAACTGACCACTAGCGGTCTGCATGTGTAATTGCACATTGATGCGGACAACAAtgcagaagtataaatgaaaACCAATACGTAACTTGCGGCGTAGAGGAAACGACGTAGGTCCAACGCAGAACTATAAACCAGCCTTAAGGCAGGTCGGCTAACAAACTAGAGGTCTCCTTTGAGAGCGGAGGGAAAAATCACTGCTGtgcgagagagtgagagagatcaGTGAGAGATAGGGTTTAGTCTGAGATCTGGAGTTCAACGGCAGTGAGAGATAGGGTTTAGTCTGAGATCTGGAGTTCAACGGCAGTGAGAGATAGGGTTTAGTCTGAGATCTGAAGTTCAATGACAGTGAGAGATGGTTTAGTCTGAGATCTGGAGTTCAACGGCAGTGAGAGATAGGGTTTAGTCTGAGATCTGAAGTTCAATGACAGTGAGAGATGGGTTTAGTCTGAGATCTGGAGTTCAACGGCAGTGAGAGATAGGGTTTAGTCTGAGATCTGGAGTTCAACGGCAGTGAGAGATAGGGTTTAGTCTGAGATCTGAAGTTCAATGACAGTGAGAGATGGTTTAGTCTGAGATCTGGAGTTCAACGGCAGTGAGAGATAGGGTTTAGTCTGAGATCTGAAGTTCAATGACAGTGAGAGATGGGTTTAGTCTGAGATCTGGAGTTCAACGGCAGTGAGAGATAGGGTTTAGTCTGAGATCTGGAGTTCAACGGCAGTGAGAGATAGGGTTTAGTCTGAGATCTGGAGTTCAACGGCAGTGAGAGATAGGGTTTAGTCTGAGATCTGAAGTTCAATGACAGTGAGAGATGGGTTTAGTCTGAGATGTGGAGTTCAACGGCAGTGAGAGATAGGGTTTAGTCTGAGATCTGGAGTTCAACGGCAGTGAGAGATAAGGTTTAGTCTGAGATCTGGAGTTCAATGGCAGTGAGACATAGGGTTTAGTCTTGAGATCTGGAGTTCAACGGCAGTGAGAGATAGGGTTTAGTCTGAGATCTGGAGTTCAACGGCAGTGAGAGATAGGGTTTAGTCTGAGATCTGGAGTTCAACGGCAGTGAGAGATAGGGTTTAGTCTGAGATCTAGACTTCAATGACAGTGAGAGATAGGGTTTAGTCTGAGATCTGAAGTTCAATGACAGTGAGAGATGGGTTTAGTCTGAGATCTGGAGTTCAATGGCAGTGAGAGATAGGGTTTAGTCTGAGATCTGGAGTTCAATGGCAGTGAGACAGGGTTTAGTCTTGAGATCTGGAGTTCAACGGCAGTGAGAGATAGGGTTTAGTCTGAGATCTGAAGTTCAACTGCAGTGAGAGATAGGGTTTAGTCTGAGATCTGGAGTTCAATGGCAGTGAGACATAGGGTTTAGTCTTGAGATCTGGAGTTCAACGGCAGTGAGAGATAGGGTTTAGTCTGAGATCTGGAAATCAACTGCAGTGAGAGATAGGGTTTAGTCTGAGATCTAGAGTTCAATGACAGTGAGAGATAGGGTTTAGTCTGAGATCTAGAGTTCAACGGCAGTGAGAGATAGGGTTTAGTCTGAGATCTGAAGTTCAATGGCAGTGAGAGATAGGGTTTAGTCTGAGATCTGGAGTTCAACGGCAGTGAGAGATAGGGTTTAGTCTGAGATCTGGAGTTCAACGGCAGTGAGAGATAGGGTTTAGTCTGAGATCTGAAGTTCAATGACAGTGAGAGATGGGTATAGTCTGAGATCTGGAGTTCAATGGCAGTGAGAGATAGGGTTTAGTCTGAGATCTGAAGTTCAATGGCAGTGAGAGATAGGGTTTAGTCTGAGATCTGAAGTTCAACGGCAGTGAGAGATAGGGTTTAGTCTGAGATCTGGAGTTCAACGGCAGTGAGAGATAGGGTTTAGTCTGAGATCTAGAGTTCAATGGCAGTGAGATAGGGTTTAGTCTGAGATCTGGAGTTCAACGGCAGTGAGAGATAGGGTTTATTTCTGAGATCTGGAGTTCAACGGCAGTGAGAGATAGGGTTTAGTCTGAGATCTGGAGTTCAACGGCAGTGAGAGATAGGGTTTAGTCTGAGATCTAGAGTTCAATGGCAGTGAGAAAGGGTTTAGTCTGAGATCTGGAGTTCAACGGCAGTGAGAGATAGGGTTTATTTCTGAGATCTGGAGTTCAACGGCAGTGAGAGATAGGGTTTAGTCTGAGATCTGGAGTTCAACGGCAGTGAGAGATAGGGTTTAGTCTGAGATCTGAAGTTCAATGGCAGTGAGAGATAGGGTTCAGTCTGAGATCTGGAGTTCAACGGCAGTGAGACATAGGGTTTAGTCTTGAGATCTGGAGTTCAACGGCAGTGAGAGATAGGGTTTAGTCTGAGATCTGGAGTTCAACGGCAGTGAGAGATAGGGTTTAGTCTGAGATCTGGAGTTCAATGACAGTGAGAGATAGGGTTTAGTCTGAGATCTAGAGTTCAACGGCAGTGAGAGATAGGGTTTAGTCTGAGATCTGAAGTTCAATGGCAGTGAGAGATAGGGTTTAGTCTGAGATCTGGAGTTCAACGGCAATGAGAGATAGGGTTTAGTCTGAGATCTGGAGTTCAACGGCAGTGAGAGATAGGGTTTAGTCTGAGATCTGAAGTTCAATGACAGTGAGAGATGGGTTTAGTCTGAGATCTGAAGTTCAATGGCAGTGAGAGATAGGGTTCAGTCTGAGATCTGGAGTTCAACGGCAGTGAGACATAGGGTTTAGTCTTGAGATCTGGAGTTCAACGGCAGTGAGAGATAGGGTTTAGTCTGAGATCTGGAGTTCAACGGCAGTGAGAGATAGGGTTTAGTCTGAGATCTGGAGTTCAACGGCAGTGAGAGATAGGGTTTAGTCTGAGATCTAGAGTTCAATGACAGTGAGAGATAGGGTTTAGTCTGAGATCTAGAGTTCAACGGCAGTGAGAGATAGGGTTTAGTCTGAGATCTGAAGTTCAATGGCAGTGAGAGATAGGGTTTAGTCTGAGATCTGGAGTTCAACGGCAGTGAGAGATAGGGTTTAGTCTGAGATCTGGAGTTCAACGGCAGTGAGAGATAGGGTTTAGTCTGAGATCTGGAGTTCAACGGCAGTGAGAGATAGGGTTTAGTCTGAGATCTGAAGTTCAATGGCAGTGAGAGATAGGGTTTAGTCTGAGATCTGAAGTTCAACGGCAGTGAGAGATAGGGTTTAGTCTGAGATCTGAAGTTCAACGGCAGTGAGAGATAGGGTTTAGTCTGAGATCTGGAGTTCAATGGCAGTGAGACATAGGGTTTAGTCTTGAGATCTGGAGTTCAACGGCAGTGAGAGATAGGGTTTAGTCTGAGATCTGGAGTTCAACGGCAGTGAGAGATAGGGTTTAGTCTGAGATCTGGAGTTCAACGGCAGTGAGAGATAGGGTTTAGTCTGAGATCTAGAGTTCAACGGCAGTGAGAGATAGGGTTTAGTCTGAGATCTGGAGTTCAACAGCAGTGAGAGATAGGGTTTAGTCTGAGATCTGGAGTTCAACGGCAGTGAGAGATAGGGTTTAGTATGAGATCTGAAGTTCAATGACAGTGAGAGATGGGTTTAGTCTGAGATCTGGAGTTCAATGGCAGTGAGAGATAGGGTTTAGTCTGAGATCTGAAGTTCAATGGCAGTGAGAGATAGGGTTTAGTCTGAGATCTGAAATTCAACGGCAGTGAGAGATAGGGTTTAGTCTGAGATCTGGAGTTTAACGGCAGTGAGAGATAGGGTTTAGTCTGAGATCTGGAGTTCAATGGCAGTGAGACATAGGGTTTAGTCTTGAGATCTGGAGTTCAACGGCAGTGAGAGATAGGGTTTAGTCTGAGATCTGGAGTTCAACGGCAGTGAGAGATAGGGTTTAGTCTGAGATCTGGAGTTCAACGGCAGTGAGAGATAGGGTTTAGTCTGAGATCTAGAGTTCAATGACAGTGAGAGATAGGGTTTAGTCTGAGATCTAGAGTTCAATGGCAGTGAGAGATAGGGTTTATTTCTGAGATCTGAAGTTCAACGGCAGTGAGAGATAGGGTTTAGTCTGAGATCTGGAGTTCAATGACAGTGAGAGATAGGGTTTAGTCTGAGATCTGGAGTTCAATGGCAGTGAGACATAGGGTTTAGTCTTGAGATCTGGAGTTCAACGGCAGTGAGAGATAGGGTTTAGTCTGAGATCTGGAGTTCAACGGCAGTGAGAGATAGGGTTTAGTCTGAGATCTGGAGTTCAATGACAGTGAGAGATAGGGTTTATTTCTGAGATCTAGAGTTCACTGACAGTGAGAGATAGGGTTTAGTCTGAGATCTGGAGTTCAACGGCAGTGAGAGATAGGGTTTAGTCTGAGATCTGGAGTTCAACGGCAGTGAGAGATAGGGTTTAGTCTGAGATCTGGAGTTCAACGGCAGTGAGAGATAGGGTTTAGTCTGAGATCTGGAGTTCAACGGCAGTGAGAGATAGGGTTTAGTCTGAGATCTAGATTTCAACGACAGTGAGAGATAGGGTTTAGTCTGAGATCTAGAGTTCAACGGCAGTGAGAGATAGGGTTTAGTCTGAGATCTAGAGTTCAACGGCAGTGAGAGATAGGGTTTATTTCTGAGATCTAGAGTTCAACGGCAGTGAGAGATAGGGTTTAGTCTGAGATCTAGAGTTCAACGGCAGTGAGAGATAGGGTTTATTTCTGAGATCTAGAGTTCAATGGGTTTGGACATGGTTCCAAGGACAGGACGGGCCCAAATGCCAGAAGAATTTTCGCTGGGATGGTACAATGACTGCTGCTTATATACGCTTGTAATGGTGGTTGACAGGACTGAATGATTAGGCTCCTCCTGAACCTTTGTTTGgaacttaattatttatatgtatttatagaGACAGTTTCAAACCTGCCATAGATGCAATGTTGACAATGACTCCTCCATTACCGCCATTTTCCTTCTTCATATGTTCTAGGGCAAGATAAGTGCCCCTGACCACTCCACCCTGAAATGACAACATGAATAACAAAATGATCAGCTGAAGGAAATGTaagaccgaccgaccgaccgaccgaccgaccgaccgaccgaccgaccgaccgacagacagacagacagacagacagacagacagacagacagacagacagacagacagacagatagatagatagatagatagatagatagatagatagatagatagatagatagatagattacagacagacagactccTACCAGGTTTATTGCAATAGTCTTTTCCCAGTGTTTTTCATTTATGATCCCTGCATTGTTGCACAGAATGTCTATGCGGCCAAACTTTTCGacaattttttccaaaattcctGTAAAGAAAAATGTGATATTCATAAAATAGCCACACTCTCTTTCACTGTTCCTATTATCTGCTGTGAAGTTGTTTGCCCTGTAACTGACAACTCATATTACCGATAGTCATATCGGTCACAGGGTCATGTAATCATTTCTAGA
Encoded here:
- the zgc:56585 gene encoding 15-hydroxyprostaglandin dehydrogenase [NAD(+)], which encodes MDLKDKVAVVTGAAQGLGRSFVEILLKNGSKVALIDVNKSVGNELKTKLDEEYGRDRAEFYTADVSSEEDFKGILEKIVEKFGRIDILCNNAGIINEKHWEKTIAINLGGVVRGTYLALEHMKKENGGNGGVIVNIASMAGLGPLPVAPIYTAAKHGVVGFSRAMAAVSKMVDYGVRINVICPWFVKTSLLSFLNSEEHTGTFFPLKSFTEKMIETYGCLEVDTVAKAFLLLVKDESKNGEALMIGPEGAAFVTFPQMGKDFPCTPVSLE